Within the Gordonia westfalica genome, the region GGCACCTCTGCGCCGAGAACAAGACCACGTGCACACCGCAGTTGGCCGAACGCATCGCGGAGGCTCTCGACGTGCCTCTGCATCTCCTTTTCGTGGAGCACGCATCCGCTAGCAATGGACGTAATAGCAATCAACGGCGGGTGGTCGCGTGATCGAGCACCCGCGGTCGGTTGTCCGAGCACTCGTTGCCGACTTCGTAGATCACTCCCGTGCTGACCGCTGCCGGTGCGGGAGCGCGCAGGCCCCCTCCCTCTCGCAGGAGCCCGCGCAGGCCGGGGCGGGGGGAGCCGCCCCGGTCACCAAACCAGTAGAGGGAGTGAACCGATGAGCTACCCGAGCTATCTGC harbors:
- a CDS encoding helix-turn-helix domain-containing protein; its protein translation is MKLTSGDTLRALMNQRGFSMARLGRYAGCSKSFIGHLCAENKTTCTPQLAERIAEALDVPLHLLFVEHASASNGRNSNQRRVVA
- a CDS encoding DUF7324 family protein, with protein sequence MIEHPRSVVRALVADFVDHSRADRCRCGSAQAPSLSQEPAQAGAGGAAPVTKPVEGVNR